In Pseudoalteromonas nigrifaciens, the sequence AATTAATTTATTCATTTATTTATTTATGTTTAATTATGGTAACGCGCTTTTTTTGCTACAGCGGCGATTAACTCCTGCTTTGTAGGTATACTTATTTGGCGAACTAAACTTAAACATCCTCACGTATTAAAATGACTCAATAGCTAAAATGTGAATAAAATAAATAGTAAAGGAATTTTTTAATGTGTCTCAGATTAGAGACCCCTTTTTTAGCACCTGAAAAAGATCAGGCGATAAAAATATTTTTAATAAAAAACAATGTTCGTTTAAAAGTCATCAATGATGCATATTTTCAATGGCTTAGGGGTTGTTCGTTTTTTGCTTTATTAAAATAAATGTCTCTTTGAATTTTTAAAATTTTTGTGAGTTTTTTGATTGTTTTATGTTGACGATGGGGTTTTTAAGATTAAATCAGGGTTTTGTATACTTTTGTGTACGGTTTTTTTTGGAGGGTGTTAGCGGATTTGTATTTTCTGCTCGCTGCTTTATTTAAAATTTGTTGCGTATTTTTGTTAACTTTAACGCTGTTATTGCGCTAAATATTTTTTACCAACAATGCCAATGATTAAACATCCAGATATTTAATCACTGCATTTAATAATAGGAATATCAGACCAACGTGTTGTGTAATGCGGCGACAAAAAAGCACGCTTCATATTCCAGGTTTGAGTGACTACTCACCGCCTTATCAGGCGATGCTTCTTATTTCGTTAGCCGTTGCTCGGTAGTATCGAGACTTACGCAGCTTCCATAAGCAGAGACGACTGTCCAGCCGCCTTTAATTCCAGAATACCTTTATCACGGATATTGAGGGCGGCATTTAAGTCGCGATCTATACCTGTAGTGCCGCAAGATGGACAATCCCACTTGCGAACTGATAAGGGGATTTCATCCATTTTATGACCGCAACAATGACAAGTTTTAGAGCTTGCATACCACTGGTCGAGCTTCACTAGGTGCTTACCTTGCTCTTTCAGTTTGTACTCCAACTTAACGACAAAGCCATGCCATGAGGCATCCGCTATGTGTTTCGCCAGTTTGCGGTTTTTCATCATATTGGCTGATTTCAATGTCTCAACTATCACCGCTTGGTTTTCGTCAACGAGAGTTCGAGAGAGTTTGTGTTGAAAGTCAGCGCGAGCATTCGCTACTTTTTCATGGCATTTGGCAACCAGCAAACGTGCTTTTGCCCTGTTTGCGCTGCCTTTTGCTTTTCTGGATAACTGACGCTGTTTGCGTCTGAGGTTTTTCTCAGCACGTTTTACAAATCTTGGGTTGGCGGTTTTTCTGCCATTAGATTGAATAGCAAAATGAGATAAACCTAGATCGATACCTGTAACCTTACTTATCGTGTGAAGCAGTACTGGCGCTTCAACTCCATCATCAACAAGGAGCGAGGCATGAACAACTCCCACTAAACGCTGCGCGTTTTGAAGGAGTTTCAAAAAGAAAGCCTAAGCTACCTTTTTAGGCTGGTTCCCAGCCTGAATACCTAACGCCCAGTTTAAGTTAACTTGCGCACTGGCTACATCGCGGGGCTTCTCACAACCACATTCGCATGAGTGCCAGCGGTCTGCTAAGGATTTCTTCTTCTTAGCTCCGCAGTCTGGGCAGGTTTGACTTGGCTTAACTTGCTTTGTTGGTACTTCAACAAATTCGCTACTAGCTTCTTCCGCTTTGTATCGCAGCAAATTAAGAGTCATGGCTGGCGCGGTGTTCAGAATTTCCCGATTCAGACCAGCCTTTTGTTTCACCATTTTTCCGTTTTTCTCGACAGTACCTTTGGCACTACGAGTCATGTTCTTAACGGTGAGTTTTTCGGTGGCGATCAATGCCGCCACTTCAACTAATTTTGCAGTTTCTTTATGAGTAAAATCGAGTCTTTGACGGGCGATTTTCTGGTGGAGTTTGGCAATTTGATGCTTTAATTTTCGCTGGGTGCGAGTGCCTTTTTTCGCTAACGCGAGGTCACGTTGTAAAGAGGTTAATCGCTCTTTGCTGTTTCTGAGGTAACGGGGGTTTTCGACTTGCTCAAAATTACCATCCTGATCGATAGTCGAAAAGTAATGAGAAACACCCCAATCCAAGCCAACAGCTTTAGTGCCACAGTTTCTCTCAATGGTGTCATACTCCATTGAAACTGAAATGAACCACTCACCATTCTTTCGGATGATTTCGGCAGTTTTCGGCTTGCCTCCTGTGTTTCTAGCTTTACCTCGGATCTTAACGATACCAACATCAGCCAAATAAACAGCACCATGCTTTTTTTCTTTCAGGTTGAGCTTCCAACCATCACCATGAGCCTTGTAGCCCCAACCTTTAAAGCGTTGAAATGGTTTAAAACGTGGGAATCCAGCTTTCTTATCACCTTTTTTGAGCCGTCTAAAAAAACCGTCAAAAGCCAGTGCAACACGTTTTAATGTGACTTGCTCACTCTGAGCATTAGCATTGAAAATGCCATGCGCTTTACGATTATTACGCCACAGAGTGTTGATTTTGCACTGTTCGTGAAAGTTAAGACTGTAATTAGAATCACGATATGTTTCGATGCGATCACGTAAAGCCCAGTTGTACAACTGGTGATGGTGGACAAACAAATCCATCAGCGATTCTTCTTGAGAAACTGATGATTTCATTTTATATGTAACTTTACGGATTGCTTTTTTCATAACAACTAATTATATTTAGTTATTATGAAAAAACAAGCCCTAAATACGCTGTATCACAGCGTTTATAATATTCACTACCATTTAGTCCTTGTAACTAAATATCGTCATCGCTGTATCACGCCAGAGGTTGCCGCGTACTTAGAATCTCAGTACAAAAGGTTGTTAAAATCTTGGGATTGTGAGCTTTTGGAGTGCAATGGTGAGCCAGATCACCTTCACCTTTTAATTTCTGCTAATCCCAAGATGCAACCAAGTAAAATGGTGAACAGTTTAAAAACTGCTACATCAAGACTTGTGCGAAAGGAGTTTTCCGAACACTTGGGTGAGTTTTACTGGAAGCCAGTTTTTTACAGCAGAAGTTATTGTCTGGTTAGTTGCGGAGGTGCACCACTTGAAATCGTGAAGCAATATTTAGCTCAGCAGGAAGGATTTGATTAAAGCCACCACTTCGTGGTGGTGCGCCTTTCACCACCACCTAAATTAACTCGCTTTGGCTCATTAGATTTAGATGGAGCACTTGGCGCTATTGGGTAGAACTTACCCGTTTTGCTTAGGCTTACCGTGATGCTTTTAACTGAGCCAATAATTTCACGATGGATATTCGCTTTAACAGGCTTCATCTTTGGGAGCTTGATTGCGCCATCAAGCACCTTAACACCTACGCAGTGATAACTAGATTGTTTGCCCTGCCTACGTTTGAATTGCGGGTATTTGGCTTTTAACTTCGGATTGAAAAAGTTATCAAAGGCCTGATGAAGGTTAATCACCGATTGCTGCAAAGCGATGGAGTCGTATTGCTTCAACCAGTGGTATTTTCGTGATTTCTTGGCAACTGCAAGTAGTGGCTTTATATCCTTTTTAGGATTCAGAGTGACACCATACTTGCGGTACATGTGAGATTTTAAATGAAGAGCTTTGTTATACGCAAAACGCACAGCGCCAAACTGAGCAATTAAAAACTCAGCCTGTTCTTGCGTTGGGTAAATACGTACCTTTGTTGCTTTTAACATTTCAGTGCTCATCTGTATAATATCTATATATTATTAAGTTAAACTGGATTTGTAAAGTGAGTGCACACAATAAAGAGCTGTTGAGTAATTACCTGAGAAAGCGCCACAGCGTAAGCAAGTTGGTAGTGCATTTAGTTTTCACAACGAAGTACAGGCGTAAGTTACTTACTGGCGTAATGATCGAACAGTTAAGGGATGCACTTGAGTCAGCTTGCGGAAAATTAGAATGTGAACTTATTGAGATGGACGGAGAACAAGATCACATACATCTACTTGTGGCGTACCCGCCAAAACTTTCAATTAGCGTAATGGTGAATAATCTTAAAGCCGTTTCATCACGGATGCTGAGATTACAAAATACGCATTTAACAAGACAAAGTAAGAGTGCTGCTTTGTGGTCTAGGTCTTACTTTGCTTGCAGTGCGGGTGGAGCAACGATTGAAACGCTTCGAGCTTATGTTGATAGCCAATCCACACCAGATTAAAGTTCTTCGAACTTTACGCCTTATATCCCCGCCCTCGGATCGGGCGAGGGTTTACGGCGAAACTGCTAAGCATTTCATCATTTGAGGGTTGTCGGAATTAACACTGAACATATCAGCTTGTTGATACAGCTCACTTTCTAATTCTATTGCACCAATACCACAGCGATAAAACCGCGTATTAGCCTTAAAAATATCATTAATTACATCAGAGACTGCATTGGCCAATACACTTGTATCTGATGTAGGGGTAGGGAACTCATAAAGTAACGACTTTTTATAGTATAGGTCTTCGTGGGGTGAACTTGCAGCAAATATTACAATACGCTTTGTTAGCGATTCAAGGGGGTGTTTTTTGTCTTTCTTAATTGACTTGATATGTTTTTGATACCAGAATATATTAAATATTGGTATTGGAGGTTGGCATGGCGAAAAATACAAGTGTTACATTAGGTGAGCATTTTGACTCATTTATTAGTCAGCAATTAGAGACTGGTAGGTATGGATCTGCAAGTGAAGTTCTAAGAGCTGGATTAAGAGCCTTAGAAGATCAAGAATTGAAAATGAACAATCTAAGGAATATGTTGGTTGAGGGAGAAAACAGCGGAATAGCTGACTATTCATATGACACACTATTAAGTGATTTAGATAAAGAAAATCATTGATATGAAATTTCATATATCTAAAAAAGCTAAATCAGATTTAATAAAAATCGCTCGTTACACGCAACTTAACTGGGGCAGGCAGCAGAGAAATGACTATTTAAAATTACTTGATAGCGTTTTTCATCAAATTGCAGAAGAACCAGAGCTAGGTTATATTTGTGATTACATTAGAGAAGGCTATAGAAAGCGACCGCAAGGGAGTCATGTCATCTATTACAAAGAATTCGGCAAGAAAGAAGTTGTAATTATTCGAGTTCTTCATAAAAGCATGGATATACACCGGGCTCTCTGAAAACGTAACTGGCCAACAATACTGTCCCAGATAGACTCAAGTGGATCTATACGCGTTCGCCATTGGCGTTTATTAGACAATGGCTGCTCATCCAGTTTATCAATGCGCCTTGCTGAACGTTCTGAAATACCTGCTTTCGCAGCCGGATAACTTGGCTATTACGCTTTCTATGTTTCATATAAATAGCGACCTACTGATCAGTGATTCGTGTTCCCGGCACAGTGAACTCCTCCGTTCTGCTGTACCGAACCTTATCAGATCAACCGGCCAAGATAATTGTCGCTAGACCGGCCACCGTAATTGTCGCTAATAAACCACGCTTGGCTTAAAGGATCGAGAGATAGGGTATCGCTGACAATAATACTTAACCCATTGATTGATTTTCGCATGTCGGTGAATCCCGTGACCAAGTAAACTTGGTGTGTGCAAGGTGTCACAGTACGCTCAATAATTTGGCTAGTGTTTGGTTAGCTAATGTCGACTCGAAGTCTATTTGATAGCCGTTTGGTGTGATGAGTTTAATGATTGAAGGGTGTGTAAAGGCTTGCTCATGAATAACAAACGGGATCACCTGTTGCTTTTTAACCCTTATCGTTTCGTCAGAAAGGCGTTTACGCCAAACATAGAAAGTCGATGCGTTAATGTTGTTATCACGACAAAATTGAATGATGGCTAAACCACTCGATTTTTGCTGCTCAAAAATGCCTTGCCAGTGTTTTATTTTTTGCTGTTTATTCATAATTACCTCAGGTTAATATGCTGAGTAAATTATGCATAGGTAGCATTAATATTGGTATGTGGGTTTAATTGCGCGCTTACGTATAAACCGCAAGGGCAAATGACCTTATAGTGCATGATTATATTTCTACTTGTTTACAGCACCTTATTGAGCAGCATGATAATCTTGAATCGCTGTTACCTTGGAACATTAAACAAGCCAGGTGCCGTAAGCTATACGCTTACAAATAATTCTTTAGTTGGCCATATGGCTATCTTTAGATTCAGTTAGAAGTCCCCCAGTCTTTGAATCGATAGGGGGGAACACGCTTAAATAATAGGCTTGCTTTTCACATTTGAATCAAAATACAGCTTTACACCATTAACGTATGAAAAAGAGGTAGGTAAAGAAACACGTGATTTTTTACCTGTGTTTATATCACTCATTTGCAGTGAACTAGGAAATACCGTTGCAATCGGTAGCTTTGGTGCTGCTAATAGCATTGTATATATCCCCATGTTTGGAACGCTAGCTTCATGTACCACGATATAATGGCCATTCAAGACACCTGCAACAGAAGATGTAAAGCCAACAGCGCAACCCGTTTCTAAAGAGCTAGCTTCGTCTGTGATATTTACAATGTTTTTCTTCCAGAAATCAGATTTAACACCTATAAGGTTGTTTTCTGTATGCATATAACTGTAAGCTTTAACGCATTCATCGCCTGAGTAAACAATATAGTTATCAGATGGGATACGTTTATTTTTTTGGAAAAACGCACCATGAAAATCAGCGCCATCTATTTCAGCCATCGCTTCTTTAAAATAACCACCAAGTCTTTGCTGGACAATGTACGCGGCATCAACGGGTTTCGTTATATCTAATTGCTCAACAGGCACAAAATCTACAATGTAAGGCCGCCAATCACGTCGGTCGTTGGTGTTAGACGCAAGAACACCGTTACCTACAGCATCAAGAACGCCACCGAAAAGAAACCCAGTTGCAGCAGATAAGCCAACGCTACTTTTTCCTACGGTATTCGCTTGCGGGTTAGCTGAGTCGTTTACACCACGGCCTACACCTGAGTTATACCCTAATCTGGCAAGATTAAACGGCACACTATCATCGTTGTCCCACTTATATACATCTGTACTGTTGATAGTTAACGGTATTGGATCATTAGGCGCTAATACATCGTAGCGGTGGGTTGATTTACAACCACTTAAAACGGCAAGCGATATGACTGTGGTAAGTAATGCTGTTCTCATTTTGTTAATTCCCTTTTTGTTTTTATATATAGTAACAATAATTAATCTTAAGGCTACATATTGTGTGGATTATTGTTCTAAAAAGGACCAATCAACGAGAGGTCAGTTATGTATGACTCCTGATATTTTTGCATGTGCAACACTAACAATTGATGCAGATATGCTTTCTTTTGTCCAAAAAGGAGACAATTGTTGAGTTTAAATAGTCATCTATGCAGATTATAGGCATTTTTACACGAGTAAGGTGGGTGCTTTTACGCATAAAAACAGGTGCTGTACGCTATAAACCACTTTTATTTCACTAGGCCGTTTAAAATAGGTCATCTATGTATAAATATTGAGTTTTGACCTTGATGATACGGATGCTTTTCGCAGGCACACTGCCTCTTTACCTGTTAAATTAATACTTTACGCTAATGTCATTAGGTCATAGCAAGCGGTCATCCATGCAGATAATTGGTATTTTTACATGAGTAATACAGGCGTTTTCACGCATAAACGCTCGCGCTTTACGTAAATATGTATTCTTGGTCCTAAAGAAAGGCGGTTAGTGAGTTGTAATGGTCATATGTGTAAGATTCTAGTATTTATACATGAGTAAAGCAGTCATTTTCACGCATAAACACTCGCGCTTACGCATAAAACCGGTGATTTTACGCTCTAAACCACTCTCATTTCATTAGGTCTTTATAAGTGGTACATCATGTACACATATTGATTATTTACATGAGTAACATTGGCGCTTTTGCGCAAAAGCACCACGCTATACCTATCGACTTCACCCCATTTAGGCGCTGTATAGCGCGTCTAGCATTGAGTATTCACTTTTACATTCACTATTTCACCAGTTACGGATGAAGCTACGATAAAATCGCAGGCTTGAGCGCGCCAAGCCGACTCACTGGTTGTCATTTTAACGCGTAAAATCAGCCTTAAATGAGGTGAGAAATTGCCTGACTATATAATTAAAAAGTGAATTTTTACACTTTTTTATCTCAGACTTTTAGTGTGTTAGCGTGTCGTAAATGGCCAGATTGAGACACGGTGAATCCCTTTTTTATGGGCATTATTTAATATGTTGGCATATTAAAAAGTGAATTTTTACACTTTTTCATCTCAGACTTTTGATGTGCTAGCGTGTCGTAAATGGCCATATTGAGACACTTTTCACTCGCATTTTGCCCGATTAAAACTGTCTCAAATGTTAAAAATCAGACGTTTTTGTGTCTCATTTAAAAAGCTAAATCGCGCGCAAAGCCTTGCTGTATAAGGGCTGTCGGGGAGGGGGTGTTTTCTTCTAATAGCGGGAACTATTGGATGAGGTTTTTATTTAAATTTCAATGGTTTATATGGTTTGGTCGTGTTTTATTACTGTTTAAAGCAAGATAGTTTTAATTTAAGTAATTGATTTTAAATAGTTTAAAATTGATTCAAGACCAGTTCGCGTCCTTGTTTAAAACGTATCCACACAGAGCGCTAAAATCGACACCTGATAGGCACTTATAAAGTTGATAATATCACGGGGTTTTATTGTTGCGACGCTTAGTTTGTTTTTTATTTATATTTCAATTGCTTACCTAGTTTGAGCCGTGTTTGATGATTATTTAAAGCAAGGTGATTTATAATCAAGCTTCTGATTTTATGTAACTTAATTATAAAAAAGGGCCAATTCTGTCCCCTGTTTGAAATGTGACTAATAAAGAGTGCTAAAACAGACGCACGAATAAATAAACCTAAAAGCACACTATTTAACGGTATTTGCGGCATTCTCGTTCTATAACGTGAAGCGTAATTTAGTATTTATACATACTTTAAATTATTTTTAAACACAATTTAAGCTCGACCACGCAGTGCAGAAATACAGCTTGCTAGAATTACAAATCCTAAAGACATTTTAAACGCCAATGAAATGGTACTCATTAATGCGGGGCTATTTTGCGCTGAAAAAGTACTGTCTCCAAGGTAATACTGCACAATTAAGTTGATTAAGCTCATACCAAATAAATTACCAATCGTGCGTGACAAATTCATTGAAGAAGATGCGACACCTAGCTCGCTTTTATCTACTGCGCCCATAATGGCATTGTTATTTGGGGTCGAAAATAAGCCAAAGCCAATGCCCAATAATAGCAGTGAGCCGCTAATATAAGTTGTGCTTGAGTTCACCGTTAGTAGAGAAAGTAGAAAAAAGCCAATCATAACAATGATACAGCCTAATGTGGCAAGTAAGCGTGGTTGTATTTTATCGGCAAATTTACCTGCCAGTGGCGCCATGATAGCCATTGAAACCGCTTGGAGTAACACTATTTTCCCAGCATGTGCGGGGCTTAATCCTTTAATGTATTGCAAATACAAACTTAACAAAAAGGCCAGTGAAAAGTTACTGGCATACATTAAAAATGACGTAGACAGTGAGAGGCTAAATACACGGCTTTCTAAAAACATTTGTACCCTAATGAGTGGCCGCCGGCTGCGACTTTGATGAACAATAAATAACATCAAAAAGGTGATTGAAAGTAATGTTAAAAGCCAGCCTGACATACGTGGTAAATCACTTAACCCTAATACTAAGCACAGTGCGAAAAGCGAGAAGATAACGGTGCCCCACCAGTCAAACGGTGATTTTTTATCGTTTTTCCACTCACCCTGTAAAAACAATTTAATGGTAATGAGCAGCATAAGTACCAGTGGGATCTGCGAGTAAAACACGGCGCGCCATCCCCACATTTCAGTAAGCCAACCACCCATTGCCGGGGCAGCACTGAGCCCTATATACACACATGCCGCAGAGGTGCCCAGTGCCATCCCTCGTTTATTATCAGGTGTGACAGAGGTTATGATGGCAACGCCGATACCAAAAATCATGGCGCCTGCGGCTCCTTGTATAAAGCGCCAAAAAAGCACCCACTCAATCGATGTTGCCAGCGCACACATAAGCGAGGCCAGCGCATTTAAGGCTAAACCAGAAGCATATACGCGTTTGCGGCCATAGTTGTCTGCTATTTTTCCGCACGGTAGCATAAACATGACGCTACTGAGTAAATACAAGGTGGGCATCCACGCGATCATTTTCGCGCTCGCATTTAAATCTTCAGCGAGATTTGGGATCGCTATGTTAACGCCTGCCATGCCAAGTGGCCCTATGATAGAGCCGCTACAAACGATAATAAGTGCAATGGTAGTCGAGGGAAGTTTAAACAAGAAGAGTCCTTTTATTTACTAGTCTTAAAAATGATACGTGTAGATATTTGCTTGTAAAGGCTTTGATGTCGTTGAGAGCGAAGCAATGACTTTAGGTCAGTATAATTGCGTGATTCCCCCAAACAGGTGATTATTTACCAGGTTGGCATACTTGCATCTGGCTCAGAGTATCATTCCAGAGAAAGCGACAGCGCTTATATGTGCTACGCATTATGACTAAAAAAGGGAGGAAGATCTTTATGATTTGAAAATTAAAATGTTCAATATTAAATGCTGTTTAATAAAAGTTTTCATTGTGGATAATTGAACGAAATGGCAGCTTTACACACTGTGTACTAAGACTTCATTTACCTATGGTTAATTTTTATTATTTAGCGATTTCCACGAATGTTTTTTCTCCTAAAATTTCGCGATATTTATTTGCGAGCGCATTTTTCGCATCATCATCGCCATGCACTATTTTTATATGGTTGGGCTTTTTACGCATGCCGGTTACAAATTTTATTAACCCATTTTGATCTGCGTGGGCGCTGTAGCCGCTTATAGTGTGTACTTTGGCGTTTATGATAATGCGAGTGTCGTTTACAAATACATAGCCGTTACGAGGGCCATAGGTTTGTATATCATGCCCTAATGTGCCGCGTCCTTGATAGCCTACAAACAGTATGTCGGTGGTTTTGTCACTTAAAAAACGCGCTAGGTAATTTACAATGCGCCCGCCGGTGCACATGCCGCTGGCGGCTAAAATAATGGCGGGGGTTTGGCGAGTGGCTAAGTAGTTAATAATGGCCACATGCTCTTTATGAGTGTCGATTGTGGTTAGGTTTTTAAAGTCGAGCGGGTGGCGGCCTTTGGCAACTTTGCGTTTGGCTTCAGCGTCCCATAAATGTTTAAAATTTCTGTACTGCTCAGTAAAATTTGCCGCCATGGGGGAGTCTAGTATTACGTGTATGCTGTGCCATGGTGAGTTTTTAGGTGCGCTGTGAATTAACTGCTCTAGTTCGTAAAGTAGCTCTTGAGTTCGACCTATACTAAACGCGGGCACGAGTACTACGCCGTTATCGGCAACCGCACCTTCGATTACTTTTTTTAATGTTTGAGTACGCTCTTTACGCCCTTGATGGTTTTTATCGCCATAGGTCGATTCAATGACTAGAGTGTCGGCTTTATACGGCGGCTTAGGTGTGGGTAATAGGGGAGTATAGGGCGCGCCTAGATCGCCAGAAAACACCACGCGA encodes:
- a CDS encoding RNA-guided endonuclease TnpB family protein produces the protein MKLLQNAQRLVGVVHASLLVDDGVEAPVLLHTISKVTGIDLGLSHFAIQSNGRKTANPRFVKRAEKNLRRKQRQLSRKAKGSANRAKARLLVAKCHEKVANARADFQHKLSRTLVDENQAVIVETLKSANMMKNRKLAKHIADASWHGFVVKLEYKLKEQGKHLVKLDQWYASSKTCHCCGHKMDEIPLSVRKWDCPSCGTTGIDRDLNAALNIRDKGILELKAAGQSSLLMEAA
- a CDS encoding RNA-guided endonuclease InsQ/TnpB family protein — its product is MKKAIRKVTYKMKSSVSQEESLMDLFVHHHQLYNWALRDRIETYRDSNYSLNFHEQCKINTLWRNNRKAHGIFNANAQSEQVTLKRVALAFDGFFRRLKKGDKKAGFPRFKPFQRFKGWGYKAHGDGWKLNLKEKKHGAVYLADVGIVKIRGKARNTGGKPKTAEIIRKNGEWFISVSMEYDTIERNCGTKAVGLDWGVSHYFSTIDQDGNFEQVENPRYLRNSKERLTSLQRDLALAKKGTRTQRKLKHQIAKLHQKIARQRLDFTHKETAKLVEVAALIATEKLTVKNMTRSAKGTVEKNGKMVKQKAGLNREILNTAPAMTLNLLRYKAEEASSEFVEVPTKQVKPSQTCPDCGAKKKKSLADRWHSCECGCEKPRDVASAQVNLNWALGIQAGNQPKKVA
- the tnpA gene encoding IS200/IS605 family transposase translates to MKKQALNTLYHSVYNIHYHLVLVTKYRHRCITPEVAAYLESQYKRLLKSWDCELLECNGEPDHLHLLISANPKMQPSKMVNSLKTATSRLVRKEFSEHLGEFYWKPVFYSRSYCLVSCGGAPLEIVKQYLAQQEGFD
- a CDS encoding RNA-guided endonuclease InsQ/TnpB family protein — protein: MLKATKVRIYPTQEQAEFLIAQFGAVRFAYNKALHLKSHMYRKYGVTLNPKKDIKPLLAVAKKSRKYHWLKQYDSIALQQSVINLHQAFDNFFNPKLKAKYPQFKRRQGKQSSYHCVGVKVLDGAIKLPKMKPVKANIHREIIGSVKSITVSLSKTGKFYPIAPSAPSKSNEPKRVNLGGGERRTTTKWWL
- the tnpA gene encoding IS200/IS605 family transposase — encoded protein: MLSNYLRKRHSVSKLVVHLVFTTKYRRKLLTGVMIEQLRDALESACGKLECELIEMDGEQDHIHLLVAYPPKLSISVMVNNLKAVSSRMLRLQNTHLTRQSKSAALWSRSYFACSAGGATIETLRAYVDSQSTPD
- a CDS encoding type II toxin-antitoxin system ParD family antitoxin, encoding MAKNTSVTLGEHFDSFISQQLETGRYGSASEVLRAGLRALEDQELKMNNLRNMLVEGENSGIADYSYDTLLSDLDKENH
- a CDS encoding type II toxin-antitoxin system RelE/ParE family toxin, encoding MKFHISKKAKSDLIKIARYTQLNWGRQQRNDYLKLLDSVFHQIAEEPELGYICDYIREGYRKRPQGSHVIYYKEFGKKEVVIIRVLHKSMDIHRAL
- the tnpB gene encoding IS66 family insertion sequence element accessory protein TnpB; translated protein: MTPCTHQVYLVTGFTDMRKSINGLSIIVSDTLSLDPLSQAWFISDNYGGRSSDNYLGRLI
- the tnpA gene encoding IS66 family insertion sequence element accessory protein TnpA encodes the protein MNKQQKIKHWQGIFEQQKSSGLAIIQFCRDNNINASTFYVWRKRLSDETIRVKKQQVIPFVIHEQAFTHPSIIKLITPNGYQIDFESTLANQTLAKLLSVL
- a CDS encoding MFS transporter, producing MFKLPSTTIALIIVCSGSIIGPLGMAGVNIAIPNLAEDLNASAKMIAWMPTLYLLSSVMFMLPCGKIADNYGRKRVYASGLALNALASLMCALATSIEWVLFWRFIQGAAGAMIFGIGVAIITSVTPDNKRGMALGTSAACVYIGLSAAPAMGGWLTEMWGWRAVFYSQIPLVLMLLITIKLFLQGEWKNDKKSPFDWWGTVIFSLFALCLVLGLSDLPRMSGWLLTLLSITFLMLFIVHQSRSRRPLIRVQMFLESRVFSLSLSTSFLMYASNFSLAFLLSLYLQYIKGLSPAHAGKIVLLQAVSMAIMAPLAGKFADKIQPRLLATLGCIIVMIGFFLLSLLTVNSSTTYISGSLLLLGIGFGLFSTPNNNAIMGAVDKSELGVASSSMNLSRTIGNLFGMSLINLIVQYYLGDSTFSAQNSPALMSTISLAFKMSLGFVILASCISALRGRA
- a CDS encoding MBL fold metallo-hydrolase RNA specificity domain-containing protein, producing MINNSTSILIDCGLFQGEDSKTDLAIGFDITNVTALIVTHCHIDHVGRIPYLLAAGFKGPIYTTKASASLLPLVIEDALKVGVTRDPKIIAACLSLLAKRIVAVDFKTWFNLPINPSVNNAENTQTAKARFQRAGHILGSAYVEIDILENKSTKTTPNNTQGKSTHRVVFSGDLGAPYTPLLPTPKPPYKADTLVIESTYGDKNHQGRKERTQTLKKVIEGAVADNGVVLVPAFSIGRTQELLYELEQLIHSAPKNSPWHSIHVILDSPMAANFTEQYRNFKHLWDAEAKRKVAKGRHPLDFKNLTTIDTHKEHVAIINYLATRQTPAIILAASGMCTGGRIVNYLARFLSDKTTDILFVGYQGRGTLGHDIQTYGPRNGYVFVNDTRIIINAKVHTISGYSAHADQNGLIKFVTGMRKKPNHIKIVHGDDDAKNALANKYREILGEKTFVEIAK